Proteins encoded by one window of Melospiza melodia melodia isolate bMelMel2 chromosome 9, bMelMel2.pri, whole genome shotgun sequence:
- the JAKMIP3 gene encoding janus kinase and microtubule-interacting protein 3 isoform X9, with the protein MAKRGSSSRARGDKPDALAALQAANEELRAKLTDIQIELQQEKSKVSKLEREKNQEVKQIKEHEQHKSTVVVTELKVKLHEDKMKELQAVRETLLRQHEAELLRVIKIKDNEIQRLQTLLNAVRDGAPDKVKTVLLSEAKEEAKKGFEVEKIKMQQEISELKGAKKQVEEALTMVIQADKMKAAEIRSVYHLHQEEITRIKRECEREIRRLMEEIKFKDRAVFVLERELGVRAGHAQRLQLQKEALDEQLSQLKESDRHLSSPKRELPYASGAGDASDHSGSPEQQLDEKDARRFQLKIAELSGIIRKLEDRNALLSEERNELLKRLREAESQYKPILDKNKRLSRKNEELSHALRRMENKLKFVTQENIAMRQRSGAIRRPSSLNDLDHSQEEREVDFLRLQVIEQQNIIDELSKTLETAGYVKSVMERDKLLRFRKQRKKMTRIPKKPVVETFYGYDEEASLESDGSSISYQTDRTDQTPCTPEDDLEEGMAKEETELRFRQLTMEYQALQRAYALLQEQVGGTLDAEREVKTREQLQAEIHRSQAQIEDLEKALAEQGQDMKWIEEKQALYRRNQELVEKIRQMEAEEARLKHDVQDAKDQNELLEFRILELEERERRSPAITFHHGPFTEGKSPLQVYCEAEGVTDIVVAELMKKLDILGDNAVSNLTNEEQVVIIQARTVLTLAEKWLQQIEVTESALQQKMLDLENEKELFSKQKGYLDDELDFRKQSLDQAHKQEAGAKISELLSEEEKEKLKSAVEQWKRQVMSELRERDAQILRERMELVQHAQQRIKELEERIEGQKRQIKELEEKFLFLFLFFSLAFILWS; encoded by the exons ATGGCCAAGAGGGGCTCCAGCAGCCGCGCCAGGGGGGACAAGCCCGAcgccctggctgccctgcaggctgCCAACGAGGAGCTGCGGGCCAAGCTCACCGACATCCAGATCGAGCTCCAGCAGGAGAAGAGCAAG GTCAGCAAGTTGGAAAGGGAGAAAAATCAGGAAGTGAAGCAGATCAAGGAGCACGAGCAGCATAAAAGCACAGTGGTGGTCACAGAGCTCAAAGTCAAACTCCACGAAGACAAAATGAAAGAGCTCCAGGCTGTCCGAGAAACTCTCCTGAGGCAGCACGAAGCCGAGCTGCTCAGAGTGATCAAAATCAAGGACAACGAGATCCAGAGGCTGCAGACTCTGCTGAACGCCGTGCGCGACGGGGCCCCCGACAAGGTGAAGACCGTGCTGCTGAGCGAGGCCAAGGAGGAGGCCAAGAAGGGCTTCGAGGTGGAGAAAATCAAAATGCAGCAGGAGATCTCCGAGCTGAAGGGCGCCAAGAAGCAGGTGGAGGAGGCCCTGACCATGGTGATCCAGGCTGACAAGATGAAGGCAGCGGAGATCCGGAGCGTGTACCACCTGCACCAGGAGGAGATCACGCGCATCAAGAGGGAGTGCGAGCGCGAGATCCGCAGGCTG ATGGAGGAGATTAAGTTTAAGGACAGAGCAGTCTTCGTGCTGGAGAGAGAGTTAGGGGTGCGAGCCGGGCATGCTCAGAGACTGCAGCTCCAAAAGGAGGCTTTAGATGAACAACTGTCCCAGCTCAAAGAGTCTGACCGGCATCTGAGCAGCCCCAAGCGGGAACTTCCTTATGCAAGTGGTGCAGGAGACGCTTCAGATCATTCGGGAAGCCCC GAACAGCAGTTGGATGAAAAGGACGCGCGGCGCTTCCAGCTGAAAATCGCGGAGCTGAGCGGGATCATCCGCAAGCTGGAGGACAGGAACGCGCTGCTGTCGGAGGAGAGGAACGAGCTG CTGAAACGTCTCAGAGAAGCAGAAAGTCAGTATAAGCCCATTTTGGACAAAAACAAACGCCTCAGTAGGAAGAATGAGGAGTTGTCACATGCCTTACGTCGAATGGAAAACAAACTGAAATTTGTGACGCAGGAAAACATCGCCATG AGGCAAAGAAGTGGAGCAATAAGGAGACCAAGCTCCCTAAATGACCTCGACCACAGCCAGGAAGAAAGGGAAGTGGATTTCCTGAGACTACAAGTCATTGAGCAGCAGAACATCATTGATGAGCTCTCCAAG ACCCTGGAGACTGCTGGCTATGTGAAGAGTGTCATG GAACGTGATAAGCTGCTACGGTTCaggaagcaaaggaaaaaaatgacaaGAATTCCTAAG aagccagtGGTGGAGACGTTCTATGGCTATGATGAGGAGGCGTCCCTGGAGTCTGATGGTTCCTCCATCTCCTACCAAACGGACCGGACCGACCAGACCCCCTGCACGCCCGAGGACGACCTGGAAGAG GGCATGGCCAAGGAGGAGACGGAGCTGCGGTTCCGGCAGCTGACCATGGAGTACCAGGCGCTGCAGCGCGCCTAcgccctgctgcaggagcaggtcGGGGGCACCCTGGATGCTGAGCGGGAAGTCAAG ACGCGTGAGCAGCTCCAAGCAGAAATTCACCGGTCCCAGGCTCAGATAGAAGACCTGGAGAAGGCtctggctgagcagggacag GACATGAAGTGGATTGAGGAGAAGCAGGCGTTGTACAGAAGGAATCAGGAGCTGGTAGAAAAG ATCAGGCAGATGGAGGCAGAGGAGGCACGGCTCAAGCACGACGTGCAGGACGCCAAGGACCAGAACGAGCTGCTGGAGTTCAGGATCCTGGAGCTGGAG GAGAGGGAGCGGCGGTCCCCGGCCATCACCTTCCACCACGGCCCCTTCACGGAGGGGAAGAGCCCCCTGCAGGTGTACTGCGAGGCTGAAGGTGTAACA GACATTGTAGTGGCAGAGCTGATGAAAAAGTTGGACATTTTAGGGGATAACGCCGTAAGT AATCTGACCAACGAGGAGCAGGTGGTCATCATCCAGGCCAGGACTGTCCTCACGCTGGCTGAGAAG TGGCTCCAGCAGATCGAGGTGACCGAGTCTGCGCTGCAGCAGAAGATGCTGGACCTGGAGAACGAGAAG GAGCTGTTCAGCAAGCAGAAGGGATACCTGGACGATGAGCTGGACTTCAGGAAACAGTCCCTGGACCAGGCTCACAAG CAAGAAGCTGGAGCCAAAATTTCCGAACTTCTTtcagaagaggagaaggagaagctgaAGAGCGCCGTGGAGCAGTGGAAGCGGCAGGTGATGAGCGAGCTCCGCGAGAGGGACGCCCAGATCCTGCGCGAGAGGATGGAGCTCGTCCAGCACGCCCAGCAG AGAATTAAAGAGCTAGAAGAAAGAATTGAAGGCcaaaaaagacaaataaaagaGTTAGAGGAAAAG tttttatttttgtttttatttttctctttagcTTTCATTCTTTGGTCATAG
- the JAKMIP3 gene encoding janus kinase and microtubule-interacting protein 3 isoform X6, translated as MAKRGSSSRARGDKPDALAALQAANEELRAKLTDIQIELQQEKSKVSKLEREKNQEVKQIKEHEQHKSTVVVTELKVKLHEDKMKELQAVRETLLRQHEAELLRVIKIKDNEIQRLQTLLNAVRDGAPDKVKTVLLSEAKEEAKKGFEVEKIKMQQEISELKGAKKQVEEALTMVIQADKMKAAEIRSVYHLHQEEITRIKRECEREIRRLMEEIKFKDRAVFVLERELGVRAGHAQRLQLQKEALDEQLSQLKESDRHLSSPKRELPYASGAGDASDHSGSPEQQLDEKDARRFQLKIAELSGIIRKLEDRNALLSEERNELLKRLREAESQYKPILDKNKRLSRKNEELSHALRRMENKLKFVTQENIAMRQRSGAIRRPSSLNDLDHSQEEREVDFLRLQVIEQQNIIDELSKTLETAGYVKSVMERDKLLRFRKQRKKMTRIPKKPVVETFYGYDEEASLESDGSSISYQTDRTDQTPCTPEDDLEEGMAKEETELRFRQLTMEYQALQRAYALLQEQVGGTLDAEREVKTREQLQAEIHRSQAQIEDLEKALAEQGQDMKWIEEKQALYRRNQELVEKIRQMEAEEARLKHDVQDAKDQNELLEFRILELEERERRSPAITFHHGPFTEGKSPLQVYCEAEGVTDIVVAELMKKLDILGDNAVSNLTNEEQVVIIQARTVLTLAEKWLQQIEVTESALQQKMLDLENEKELFSKQKGYLDDELDFRKQSLDQAHKQILELEAMLYDALQQEAGAKISELLSEEEKEKLKSAVEQWKRQVMSELRERDAQILRERMELVQHAQQRIKELEERIEGQKRQIKELEEKFLFLFLFFSLAFILWS; from the exons ATGGCCAAGAGGGGCTCCAGCAGCCGCGCCAGGGGGGACAAGCCCGAcgccctggctgccctgcaggctgCCAACGAGGAGCTGCGGGCCAAGCTCACCGACATCCAGATCGAGCTCCAGCAGGAGAAGAGCAAG GTCAGCAAGTTGGAAAGGGAGAAAAATCAGGAAGTGAAGCAGATCAAGGAGCACGAGCAGCATAAAAGCACAGTGGTGGTCACAGAGCTCAAAGTCAAACTCCACGAAGACAAAATGAAAGAGCTCCAGGCTGTCCGAGAAACTCTCCTGAGGCAGCACGAAGCCGAGCTGCTCAGAGTGATCAAAATCAAGGACAACGAGATCCAGAGGCTGCAGACTCTGCTGAACGCCGTGCGCGACGGGGCCCCCGACAAGGTGAAGACCGTGCTGCTGAGCGAGGCCAAGGAGGAGGCCAAGAAGGGCTTCGAGGTGGAGAAAATCAAAATGCAGCAGGAGATCTCCGAGCTGAAGGGCGCCAAGAAGCAGGTGGAGGAGGCCCTGACCATGGTGATCCAGGCTGACAAGATGAAGGCAGCGGAGATCCGGAGCGTGTACCACCTGCACCAGGAGGAGATCACGCGCATCAAGAGGGAGTGCGAGCGCGAGATCCGCAGGCTG ATGGAGGAGATTAAGTTTAAGGACAGAGCAGTCTTCGTGCTGGAGAGAGAGTTAGGGGTGCGAGCCGGGCATGCTCAGAGACTGCAGCTCCAAAAGGAGGCTTTAGATGAACAACTGTCCCAGCTCAAAGAGTCTGACCGGCATCTGAGCAGCCCCAAGCGGGAACTTCCTTATGCAAGTGGTGCAGGAGACGCTTCAGATCATTCGGGAAGCCCC GAACAGCAGTTGGATGAAAAGGACGCGCGGCGCTTCCAGCTGAAAATCGCGGAGCTGAGCGGGATCATCCGCAAGCTGGAGGACAGGAACGCGCTGCTGTCGGAGGAGAGGAACGAGCTG CTGAAACGTCTCAGAGAAGCAGAAAGTCAGTATAAGCCCATTTTGGACAAAAACAAACGCCTCAGTAGGAAGAATGAGGAGTTGTCACATGCCTTACGTCGAATGGAAAACAAACTGAAATTTGTGACGCAGGAAAACATCGCCATG AGGCAAAGAAGTGGAGCAATAAGGAGACCAAGCTCCCTAAATGACCTCGACCACAGCCAGGAAGAAAGGGAAGTGGATTTCCTGAGACTACAAGTCATTGAGCAGCAGAACATCATTGATGAGCTCTCCAAG ACCCTGGAGACTGCTGGCTATGTGAAGAGTGTCATG GAACGTGATAAGCTGCTACGGTTCaggaagcaaaggaaaaaaatgacaaGAATTCCTAAG aagccagtGGTGGAGACGTTCTATGGCTATGATGAGGAGGCGTCCCTGGAGTCTGATGGTTCCTCCATCTCCTACCAAACGGACCGGACCGACCAGACCCCCTGCACGCCCGAGGACGACCTGGAAGAG GGCATGGCCAAGGAGGAGACGGAGCTGCGGTTCCGGCAGCTGACCATGGAGTACCAGGCGCTGCAGCGCGCCTAcgccctgctgcaggagcaggtcGGGGGCACCCTGGATGCTGAGCGGGAAGTCAAG ACGCGTGAGCAGCTCCAAGCAGAAATTCACCGGTCCCAGGCTCAGATAGAAGACCTGGAGAAGGCtctggctgagcagggacag GACATGAAGTGGATTGAGGAGAAGCAGGCGTTGTACAGAAGGAATCAGGAGCTGGTAGAAAAG ATCAGGCAGATGGAGGCAGAGGAGGCACGGCTCAAGCACGACGTGCAGGACGCCAAGGACCAGAACGAGCTGCTGGAGTTCAGGATCCTGGAGCTGGAG GAGAGGGAGCGGCGGTCCCCGGCCATCACCTTCCACCACGGCCCCTTCACGGAGGGGAAGAGCCCCCTGCAGGTGTACTGCGAGGCTGAAGGTGTAACA GACATTGTAGTGGCAGAGCTGATGAAAAAGTTGGACATTTTAGGGGATAACGCCGTAAGT AATCTGACCAACGAGGAGCAGGTGGTCATCATCCAGGCCAGGACTGTCCTCACGCTGGCTGAGAAG TGGCTCCAGCAGATCGAGGTGACCGAGTCTGCGCTGCAGCAGAAGATGCTGGACCTGGAGAACGAGAAG GAGCTGTTCAGCAAGCAGAAGGGATACCTGGACGATGAGCTGGACTTCAGGAAACAGTCCCTGGACCAGGCTCACAAG CAAATTCTGGAATTAGAAGCCATGCTCTATGATGCCCTGCAGCAAGAAGCTGGAGCCAAAATTTCCGAACTTCTTtcagaagaggagaaggagaagctgaAGAGCGCCGTGGAGCAGTGGAAGCGGCAGGTGATGAGCGAGCTCCGCGAGAGGGACGCCCAGATCCTGCGCGAGAGGATGGAGCTCGTCCAGCACGCCCAGCAG AGAATTAAAGAGCTAGAAGAAAGAATTGAAGGCcaaaaaagacaaataaaagaGTTAGAGGAAAAG tttttatttttgtttttatttttctctttagcTTTCATTCTTTGGTCATAG
- the JAKMIP3 gene encoding janus kinase and microtubule-interacting protein 3 isoform X15, with product MAKRGSSSRARGDKPDALAALQAANEELRAKLTDIQIELQQEKSKVSKLEREKNQEVKQIKEHEQHKSTVVVTELKVKLHEDKMKELQAVRETLLRQHEAELLRVIKIKDNEIQRLQTLLNAVRDGAPDKVKTVLLSEAKEEAKKGFEVEKIKMQQEISELKGAKKQVEEALTMVIQADKMKAAEIRSVYHLHQEEITRIKRECEREIRRLLDEKDARRFQLKIAELSGIIRKLEDRNALLSEERNELLKRLREAESQYKPILDKNKRLSRKNEELSHALRRMENKLKFVTQENIAMRQRSGAIRRPSSLNDLDHSQEEREVDFLRLQVIEQQNIIDELSKTLETAGYVKSVMERDKLLRFRKQRKKMTRIPKKPVVETFYGYDEEASLESDGSSISYQTDRTDQTPCTPEDDLEEGMAKEETELRFRQLTMEYQALQRAYALLQEQVGGTLDAEREVKTREQLQAEIHRSQAQIEDLEKALAEQGQDMKWIEEKQALYRRNQELVEKIRQMEAEEARLKHDVQDAKDQNELLEFRILELEERERRSPAITFHHGPFTEGKSPLQVYCEAEGVTDIVVAELMKKLDILGDNAVSNLTNEEQVVIIQARTVLTLAEKWLQQIEVTESALQQKMLDLENEKELFSKQKGYLDDELDFRKQSLDQAHKQILELEAMLYDALQQEAGAKISELLSEEEKEKLKSAVEQWKRQVMSELRERDAQILRERMELVQHAQQRIKELEERIEGQKRQIKELEEKFLFLFLFFSLAFILWS from the exons ATGGCCAAGAGGGGCTCCAGCAGCCGCGCCAGGGGGGACAAGCCCGAcgccctggctgccctgcaggctgCCAACGAGGAGCTGCGGGCCAAGCTCACCGACATCCAGATCGAGCTCCAGCAGGAGAAGAGCAAG GTCAGCAAGTTGGAAAGGGAGAAAAATCAGGAAGTGAAGCAGATCAAGGAGCACGAGCAGCATAAAAGCACAGTGGTGGTCACAGAGCTCAAAGTCAAACTCCACGAAGACAAAATGAAAGAGCTCCAGGCTGTCCGAGAAACTCTCCTGAGGCAGCACGAAGCCGAGCTGCTCAGAGTGATCAAAATCAAGGACAACGAGATCCAGAGGCTGCAGACTCTGCTGAACGCCGTGCGCGACGGGGCCCCCGACAAGGTGAAGACCGTGCTGCTGAGCGAGGCCAAGGAGGAGGCCAAGAAGGGCTTCGAGGTGGAGAAAATCAAAATGCAGCAGGAGATCTCCGAGCTGAAGGGCGCCAAGAAGCAGGTGGAGGAGGCCCTGACCATGGTGATCCAGGCTGACAAGATGAAGGCAGCGGAGATCCGGAGCGTGTACCACCTGCACCAGGAGGAGATCACGCGCATCAAGAGGGAGTGCGAGCGCGAGATCCGCAGGCTG TTGGATGAAAAGGACGCGCGGCGCTTCCAGCTGAAAATCGCGGAGCTGAGCGGGATCATCCGCAAGCTGGAGGACAGGAACGCGCTGCTGTCGGAGGAGAGGAACGAGCTG CTGAAACGTCTCAGAGAAGCAGAAAGTCAGTATAAGCCCATTTTGGACAAAAACAAACGCCTCAGTAGGAAGAATGAGGAGTTGTCACATGCCTTACGTCGAATGGAAAACAAACTGAAATTTGTGACGCAGGAAAACATCGCCATG AGGCAAAGAAGTGGAGCAATAAGGAGACCAAGCTCCCTAAATGACCTCGACCACAGCCAGGAAGAAAGGGAAGTGGATTTCCTGAGACTACAAGTCATTGAGCAGCAGAACATCATTGATGAGCTCTCCAAG ACCCTGGAGACTGCTGGCTATGTGAAGAGTGTCATG GAACGTGATAAGCTGCTACGGTTCaggaagcaaaggaaaaaaatgacaaGAATTCCTAAG aagccagtGGTGGAGACGTTCTATGGCTATGATGAGGAGGCGTCCCTGGAGTCTGATGGTTCCTCCATCTCCTACCAAACGGACCGGACCGACCAGACCCCCTGCACGCCCGAGGACGACCTGGAAGAG GGCATGGCCAAGGAGGAGACGGAGCTGCGGTTCCGGCAGCTGACCATGGAGTACCAGGCGCTGCAGCGCGCCTAcgccctgctgcaggagcaggtcGGGGGCACCCTGGATGCTGAGCGGGAAGTCAAG ACGCGTGAGCAGCTCCAAGCAGAAATTCACCGGTCCCAGGCTCAGATAGAAGACCTGGAGAAGGCtctggctgagcagggacag GACATGAAGTGGATTGAGGAGAAGCAGGCGTTGTACAGAAGGAATCAGGAGCTGGTAGAAAAG ATCAGGCAGATGGAGGCAGAGGAGGCACGGCTCAAGCACGACGTGCAGGACGCCAAGGACCAGAACGAGCTGCTGGAGTTCAGGATCCTGGAGCTGGAG GAGAGGGAGCGGCGGTCCCCGGCCATCACCTTCCACCACGGCCCCTTCACGGAGGGGAAGAGCCCCCTGCAGGTGTACTGCGAGGCTGAAGGTGTAACA GACATTGTAGTGGCAGAGCTGATGAAAAAGTTGGACATTTTAGGGGATAACGCCGTAAGT AATCTGACCAACGAGGAGCAGGTGGTCATCATCCAGGCCAGGACTGTCCTCACGCTGGCTGAGAAG TGGCTCCAGCAGATCGAGGTGACCGAGTCTGCGCTGCAGCAGAAGATGCTGGACCTGGAGAACGAGAAG GAGCTGTTCAGCAAGCAGAAGGGATACCTGGACGATGAGCTGGACTTCAGGAAACAGTCCCTGGACCAGGCTCACAAG CAAATTCTGGAATTAGAAGCCATGCTCTATGATGCCCTGCAGCAAGAAGCTGGAGCCAAAATTTCCGAACTTCTTtcagaagaggagaaggagaagctgaAGAGCGCCGTGGAGCAGTGGAAGCGGCAGGTGATGAGCGAGCTCCGCGAGAGGGACGCCCAGATCCTGCGCGAGAGGATGGAGCTCGTCCAGCACGCCCAGCAG AGAATTAAAGAGCTAGAAGAAAGAATTGAAGGCcaaaaaagacaaataaaagaGTTAGAGGAAAAG tttttatttttgtttttatttttctctttagcTTTCATTCTTTGGTCATAG
- the JAKMIP3 gene encoding janus kinase and microtubule-interacting protein 3 isoform X16 encodes MAKRGSSSRARGDKPDALAALQAANEELRAKLTDIQIELQQEKSKVSKLEREKNQEVKQIKEHEQHKSTVVVTELKVKLHEDKMKELQAVRETLLRQHEAELLRVIKIKDNEIQRLQTLLNAVRDGAPDKVKTVLLSEAKEEAKKGFEVEKIKMQQEISELKGAKKQVEEALTMVIQADKMKAAEIRSVYHLHQEEITRIKRECEREIRRLQLDEKDARRFQLKIAELSGIIRKLEDRNALLSEERNELLKRLREAESQYKPILDKNKRLSRKNEELSHALRRMENKLKFVTQENIAMRQRSGAIRRPSSLNDLDHSQEEREVDFLRLQVIEQQNIIDELSKTLETAGYVKSVMERDKLLRFRKQRKKMTRIPKKPVVETFYGYDEEASLESDGSSISYQTDRTDQTPCTPEDDLEEGMAKEETELRFRQLTMEYQALQRAYALLQEQVGGTLDAEREVKTREQLQAEIHRSQAQIEDLEKALAEQGQDMKWIEEKQALYRRNQELVEKIRQMEAEEARLKHDVQDAKDQNELLEFRILELEERERRSPAITFHHGPFTEGKSPLQVYCEAEGVTDIVVAELMKKLDILGDNANLTNEEQVVIIQARTVLTLAEKWLQQIEVTESALQQKMLDLENEKELFSKQKGYLDDELDFRKQSLDQAHKQILELEAMLYDALQQEAGAKISELLSEEEKEKLKSAVEQWKRQVMSELRERDAQILRERMELVQHAQQRIKELEERIEGQKRQIKELEEKFLFLFLFFSLAFILWS; translated from the exons ATGGCCAAGAGGGGCTCCAGCAGCCGCGCCAGGGGGGACAAGCCCGAcgccctggctgccctgcaggctgCCAACGAGGAGCTGCGGGCCAAGCTCACCGACATCCAGATCGAGCTCCAGCAGGAGAAGAGCAAG GTCAGCAAGTTGGAAAGGGAGAAAAATCAGGAAGTGAAGCAGATCAAGGAGCACGAGCAGCATAAAAGCACAGTGGTGGTCACAGAGCTCAAAGTCAAACTCCACGAAGACAAAATGAAAGAGCTCCAGGCTGTCCGAGAAACTCTCCTGAGGCAGCACGAAGCCGAGCTGCTCAGAGTGATCAAAATCAAGGACAACGAGATCCAGAGGCTGCAGACTCTGCTGAACGCCGTGCGCGACGGGGCCCCCGACAAGGTGAAGACCGTGCTGCTGAGCGAGGCCAAGGAGGAGGCCAAGAAGGGCTTCGAGGTGGAGAAAATCAAAATGCAGCAGGAGATCTCCGAGCTGAAGGGCGCCAAGAAGCAGGTGGAGGAGGCCCTGACCATGGTGATCCAGGCTGACAAGATGAAGGCAGCGGAGATCCGGAGCGTGTACCACCTGCACCAGGAGGAGATCACGCGCATCAAGAGGGAGTGCGAGCGCGAGATCCGCAGGCTG CAGTTGGATGAAAAGGACGCGCGGCGCTTCCAGCTGAAAATCGCGGAGCTGAGCGGGATCATCCGCAAGCTGGAGGACAGGAACGCGCTGCTGTCGGAGGAGAGGAACGAGCTG CTGAAACGTCTCAGAGAAGCAGAAAGTCAGTATAAGCCCATTTTGGACAAAAACAAACGCCTCAGTAGGAAGAATGAGGAGTTGTCACATGCCTTACGTCGAATGGAAAACAAACTGAAATTTGTGACGCAGGAAAACATCGCCATG AGGCAAAGAAGTGGAGCAATAAGGAGACCAAGCTCCCTAAATGACCTCGACCACAGCCAGGAAGAAAGGGAAGTGGATTTCCTGAGACTACAAGTCATTGAGCAGCAGAACATCATTGATGAGCTCTCCAAG ACCCTGGAGACTGCTGGCTATGTGAAGAGTGTCATG GAACGTGATAAGCTGCTACGGTTCaggaagcaaaggaaaaaaatgacaaGAATTCCTAAG aagccagtGGTGGAGACGTTCTATGGCTATGATGAGGAGGCGTCCCTGGAGTCTGATGGTTCCTCCATCTCCTACCAAACGGACCGGACCGACCAGACCCCCTGCACGCCCGAGGACGACCTGGAAGAG GGCATGGCCAAGGAGGAGACGGAGCTGCGGTTCCGGCAGCTGACCATGGAGTACCAGGCGCTGCAGCGCGCCTAcgccctgctgcaggagcaggtcGGGGGCACCCTGGATGCTGAGCGGGAAGTCAAG ACGCGTGAGCAGCTCCAAGCAGAAATTCACCGGTCCCAGGCTCAGATAGAAGACCTGGAGAAGGCtctggctgagcagggacag GACATGAAGTGGATTGAGGAGAAGCAGGCGTTGTACAGAAGGAATCAGGAGCTGGTAGAAAAG ATCAGGCAGATGGAGGCAGAGGAGGCACGGCTCAAGCACGACGTGCAGGACGCCAAGGACCAGAACGAGCTGCTGGAGTTCAGGATCCTGGAGCTGGAG GAGAGGGAGCGGCGGTCCCCGGCCATCACCTTCCACCACGGCCCCTTCACGGAGGGGAAGAGCCCCCTGCAGGTGTACTGCGAGGCTGAAGGTGTAACA GACATTGTAGTGGCAGAGCTGATGAAAAAGTTGGACATTTTAGGGGATAACGCC AATCTGACCAACGAGGAGCAGGTGGTCATCATCCAGGCCAGGACTGTCCTCACGCTGGCTGAGAAG TGGCTCCAGCAGATCGAGGTGACCGAGTCTGCGCTGCAGCAGAAGATGCTGGACCTGGAGAACGAGAAG GAGCTGTTCAGCAAGCAGAAGGGATACCTGGACGATGAGCTGGACTTCAGGAAACAGTCCCTGGACCAGGCTCACAAG CAAATTCTGGAATTAGAAGCCATGCTCTATGATGCCCTGCAGCAAGAAGCTGGAGCCAAAATTTCCGAACTTCTTtcagaagaggagaaggagaagctgaAGAGCGCCGTGGAGCAGTGGAAGCGGCAGGTGATGAGCGAGCTCCGCGAGAGGGACGCCCAGATCCTGCGCGAGAGGATGGAGCTCGTCCAGCACGCCCAGCAG AGAATTAAAGAGCTAGAAGAAAGAATTGAAGGCcaaaaaagacaaataaaagaGTTAGAGGAAAAG tttttatttttgtttttatttttctctttagcTTTCATTCTTTGGTCATAG